The region AAGTATAATCTGGTTTCCTTCTGTCGAAGCCACCGTTTTATCAATCGGACTGTTCATGAAAACATTACAAGTAATCTGTCCCGGCTGACTCGCAGTAAGTTTTACCACAATAACCTGATCTGAAAATGCAGTTAGAATTTCTCTTGTAAATTCAACCCCGTTCACTTTGTATTTAACTTTCGCTGTCGCGTTGCTGATATCTAAATCACGATAATAATCCGTATATCTTTGATGTCCTGCGAATGAAATATAAACGCTTCCAAAAGTCTGATACGGCATTCCGTCATTGGTTTGCGACATAATATCCTGTGTCGCTAAATTCTGTGCTTCATCAAATTTTCCATCAAAAATTAACTGACGAACTATTGGAAGTGCCTTTATTGATTTAGTATGCGCATTGCTGTTTGGAGAACCTGCCCAAATCGTTTCTTCGTTCAATTGTAAACGTTCTACAGCTGGATCGCCAAAAACCATGGCACCCAAACGTCCGTTACCCAAAGGCAAAGCTTCGTTCCAAATTGCAGCTGGTTTATCGTACCATAATTTTAGGTCATTTTGTGCTGTTGCTGTCAAGGAAAAAATTCCAAAACAGATTGCCGTTATTTTAATTTTTAACTTCATAGTATATTTTTTTTTCGCCACGAATTACACGAATGGGCACGAATTATTTTTTAATTTTCATTTCAATTCTCTAATTTATTTTGCCACAGATTAAAAGGATTTCCACTGATTAAAAATCTGCTAGACCTGCAACTCGAGCGATAGCAAACTGGCGAAGCAAATCTGCGTGAAAAAATTTTACTCCCGCAGATTTTGCAGATTAAGGAGATAAAAAAATCCTTTTAATCTGTGTAATCTGTGGCAAAAAAATAATTCGTGCCCATTCGTGAAATTCGTGGCAAACTCTATTACTTCTTAACCTCGTAAACTTTCAGATTTTTTTCTCCGAACATTTCATATAATTTGTTAATGTCTTTCAAAGCATTTTTCGGTAGTTTTTCTCCTTTATCTCCAAAAACTAACAACTTTTCTTTTGGTTCAATCACACAAGTCGATTCGTCGATCTCGCCTTTATCGTTCTTCACTTTATTCAAATCTAAATTTAAATATTTCGCCATAAACGGATACAAAGCCATACGTTTCGAGATTCCGAAATCGTGTCCTTCTTTTGCAAAATGAGCGTTTTCCACTAAATCTTTCTTTCCGTATAATTCATACGTTCTTTGGATAAAAGGAAATTCCAATTCAGGAACTGCTAATGTCCAGTCTTTTCCATCAGAAACAATTAATTGTGGTTTTGGAGCCATCATTGCAGAGATTTCAGCATTATTTGTTCCGTTTCCGCATAAGTGAATGCCACGACCACTTTCGCATGGACAACCACCTGAGAAATGAGAAGAAACCATCACAACTGGAGCCGAAACTTTAACGCGATCATCAATCGCCGATAAAAACATCGTATGTGATCCTCCGCCAGAACCTCCTGTTACACCAACTCTCGTCATATCGGCATTTTTTACGGTTGCCAAATAATCCAATAAACGAATTCCTGTCAACAATTGAACTGTCGATGCGATGCTGTTTCTGTGTGTTTCTTCTGGAAACTGCAATAACGATTCTCCCCATGCAAATAAATCGTAACCTACTACAATGGCGCCCATTTTGGCCATCATGGCACAACGGTACTGCTCGTCTTTTCTATATCTTCCGTCTCCGAAATGCCCGTCTGGCGTAATAATTACAGCAGACTTTTTATTGAACGGGTACGGTTTGTAAATCGATCCTGTGGCATAAACTCCCGGAAGAATTTCCAAAGCAATATTTTCTACACTGTAGTCTTTGTAAATTCTTTTTGGAGTTAAAAGTGGTTTAGACTTGGGCATTGGGGGTGCCTTTTCTAATCCAAATGATGCAATCATACAAGCTTTTAACTCCGTTTTGCGTTTCTCCCATTCTTCTTTGGTCGAATAAAGGCTTTCTAAGTAAAACAAGCGTTCTTTTCCTTTATCTACCGAAACTTTATGGTTTTCATACTTGCGTATGATGTAGGTTCCATCGGGTTGTTTGAAATACATCAATTCAAACGGCGCTAAAATGTTCGTTAGCGAAAGCGCTAAATTTCCAGGTTCAATTCTCCAATCGGCATAATCCAGTTCTTTTCCTTTTAATAAACCTCTGTCATCGTTGATGGTTACGTTAAAAACAGTTTCTATTTTTTTTAAAGTCTCTGAAACTGGCTTTCTAAAATTAGTATCAGAAGTGCTTTGCGCATTGGCCAATGTCAAAGCAAAAATGGAAACTAAGAAGATGTATTTTAAATTTTTCATTTTAATATTGTTGTGTGTTGGAACACTGATGACACGGATTCGCTATCGCGAAAACACTGATTTACACGGATTTTTTATTTATTTAAAAAAAAAAGAAAAATCCGTTTTTATCCGCGTCTTTACGAAGTAAATCCGTATCATCCGCGTTCCATTATATTGTGCATTCGATTGTATAAATTCCTGAACCAAGTTCTAATATCGGTTTCTTATCTTTTTCGTTATAACCTGCCCTAACCTTTTTATTGTCAATTTTTATTTCTGAATTTTTAGCAACCGGCAATTTTATTGTCGCAGTTGTATTCACCGGAATCTGAACTGTCAGAATAAATTTTCCGTCTTTCTTTTCCCAAGAAGAAGCAATTTTTCCGTAAACTGATTGATAGTCCGCTTTCGCGAAAGTCATATCGCCCACCACTTCCGGTTGAATAAAGAAATGTTTGAAACCCGGTTTTTCAGGGTCTGATTTGATTCCCGCTAAACTTTGGTAAAACCATTCTTCAATTTGCCCTAACATAAAGTGATTCCACGAATTTCCTTTTCTAGGATCCCATTGTTCCGTTAAAGTGGTCAAGCCAAATTTAATCTGAAAGCCATAACCCGGCGCATCATAATGATTATGCATTCTGTACATCGTTTCGTTTTCGCCGTTTCTTGCCAAAGTCTGGAATAAATAACGGTTTCCAACATCTCCTGTTGTCAAACGATCGCCTTTTTCTTTGATATCAGCTAGTAAATTCTGCATTACTGCCTCTTTATTTTTCGGTTCTACGATATCCATAAAAATCGGAACAGCATTACTAAACTGACTATTGGTTCCGTATTTCTTTGTTTCTTCATTAAAAAATTCCTTGTTGAAAGCCGTTTTAATCTCAGAAGCCAAAGCATTATATTTCTCAAAATCTTCCATTTTTCCTAATAATTTTGATGCTTTTGCTACTAAATAAGCTCCATAATAGTAATGAGAAGTCGCAGAAAGGGCAATCGGGCTATTTTTAGAATATCCTGCCGGATGCGTTCCGTAATCATACCAATCGCCCAATCCGTGCGAAACGATATGGTTTGTTGCTTTCGTTCCTAAATAATCCACGTAGTTTTTCATTACAGGAAAATATTTTTCTAACAATGAAGCATCTCCATAATATTCATAATACATCCAAGGCAGAATTACGCCTGTAACTCCCCATTCTGGAGAATCGGTAAAGTCGCCACCAAAAATGACATATTCAGGGACAATTGTCGGAATTAAACCATTTTCTCTTTGCGAATCAGAAATATTCTGCATGGTTGCAGGAAGGAAAGTCTGAAGATTGTAATTGAACATTAATCCAGGTCCATTCAACTGAATTTCCTCCAGCCATCCTAACTTTTCACGTTGCGGACAATCGGTAAATACACTTTGAAAGTTACTTTTGATCGAATTATTTATCAATTCGTGTGTTTTATTGAAAATCTCATTCGAACATGAAAAACTTCCTGCTTCTCCAGCCGAATTGTAAATGAAATTCGATTTCAAATCAACTAAAGTTGGAAGTTCCTTATTCTTATCTTCTTTGTAATTAATGTTTTCAATCTGAACATACTGATAACCGTAGAAACTGAATTTTGGCGTCCATTCTTCAACTCTATCGCCTTTTAAAGTGTAATCGTAATAATAAGGTTTTCCAGATCTTCCTTGTGCAATTGTTCCTTCTTCATTTAAACCTTCAGCCACCCAAACACGAATCGTTTGTCCTCTTTTTCCTTTTACTTTGATGGTTGGAAATCCCGAAAGATTCTGTCCCATATCAAAAACATAGAAATTCGGTTTCAGCTCTTTTACGGTTTTAACTTCGTATTGTTTCTGAATGGTAAC is a window of Flavobacterium crocinum DNA encoding:
- a CDS encoding acetylxylan esterase, with protein sequence MKNLKYIFLVSIFALTLANAQSTSDTNFRKPVSETLKKIETVFNVTINDDRGLLKGKELDYADWRIEPGNLALSLTNILAPFELMYFKQPDGTYIIRKYENHKVSVDKGKERLFYLESLYSTKEEWEKRKTELKACMIASFGLEKAPPMPKSKPLLTPKRIYKDYSVENIALEILPGVYATGSIYKPYPFNKKSAVIITPDGHFGDGRYRKDEQYRCAMMAKMGAIVVGYDLFAWGESLLQFPEETHRNSIASTVQLLTGIRLLDYLATVKNADMTRVGVTGGSGGGSHTMFLSAIDDRVKVSAPVVMVSSHFSGGCPCESGRGIHLCGNGTNNAEISAMMAPKPQLIVSDGKDWTLAVPELEFPFIQRTYELYGKKDLVENAHFAKEGHDFGISKRMALYPFMAKYLNLDLNKVKNDKGEIDESTCVIEPKEKLLVFGDKGEKLPKNALKDINKLYEMFGEKNLKVYEVKK
- a CDS encoding glycoside hydrolase family 78 protein; amino-acid sequence: MKNFKNILLGLSFLITFISNGQILPVRLTTEMAENPLAVVENQPRLSWKLISKESDASQVAYLILVASSEEKLNNDDGDIWNSGRVNTDKNLHIVYNGKPLKSETKYFWKVKVWNQSGKVSKWSKTTTFRTASLESDLNPTWIGAITKADSHLPEGRNYHTATFNREKKNSFINASDSLARRSIMLRKPFEVKKEIKEAIVYISGLGHYELTINGKKVGNSQFAPLWTDYDKTVNYNVYELSAKEFQKGDNVIGVLLGNGMYNTLAERYTKFFVSFGPPTLFFKMKIKYNDGSEEIIKSDGSWKYSKSPITYNSIFGGEDYNASLEQKGWNRKGFKDRDWKKVVIQEAPKGVLRPQTAPPVTIQKQYEVKTVKELKPNFYVFDMGQNLSGFPTIKVKGKRGQTIRVWVAEGLNEEGTIAQGRSGKPYYYDYTLKGDRVEEWTPKFSFYGYQYVQIENINYKEDKNKELPTLVDLKSNFIYNSAGEAGSFSCSNEIFNKTHELINNSIKSNFQSVFTDCPQREKLGWLEEIQLNGPGLMFNYNLQTFLPATMQNISDSQRENGLIPTIVPEYVIFGGDFTDSPEWGVTGVILPWMYYEYYGDASLLEKYFPVMKNYVDYLGTKATNHIVSHGLGDWYDYGTHPAGYSKNSPIALSATSHYYYGAYLVAKASKLLGKMEDFEKYNALASEIKTAFNKEFFNEETKKYGTNSQFSNAVPIFMDIVEPKNKEAVMQNLLADIKEKGDRLTTGDVGNRYLFQTLARNGENETMYRMHNHYDAPGYGFQIKFGLTTLTEQWDPRKGNSWNHFMLGQIEEWFYQSLAGIKSDPEKPGFKHFFIQPEVVGDMTFAKADYQSVYGKIASSWEKKDGKFILTVQIPVNTTATIKLPVAKNSEIKIDNKKVRAGYNEKDKKPILELGSGIYTIECTI